The following proteins are encoded in a genomic region of Gimesia algae:
- a CDS encoding integrase core domain-containing protein: MRSPNLNARVERFVQTIKYEALNHFIAFGKVHLDYLVSEFVDYYNKHRAHSSREHLPPCCAEPPLEFETIKLNEIHCEVHLGGLIKSYKRIAA, translated from the coding sequence ATCCGTTCTCCCAATTTAAATGCCCGGGTCGAAAGGTTTGTGCAAACGATTAAATACGAAGCCTTGAATCATTTCATCGCTTTCGGCAAAGTGCATCTCGATTATCTTGTTTCTGAGTTTGTTGATTATTACAACAAGCATCGAGCGCACAGCTCGCGAGAACATCTGCCGCCCTGCTGTGCCGAGCCGCCGCTGGAATTCGAGACGATCAAGCTTAATGAGATCCATTGCGAGGTACATCTCGGCGGTCTGATCAAGTCGTACAAGCGGATTGCGGCGTAG
- a CDS encoding beta-propeller domain-containing protein, protein MLQFTVRGEAQDQQPGEPLKDVKLELVYQSRQNEKKQITLGTVITDEHGLAKLQIKLPPDTAVGSLLAKLSRDRQNWERELHGFPQTLTHSLMIPVSEEPDYLNPDWIEKRLAQVGIDVLLEEYETEKDPLIQTVQGTLELSQHVLRKNPEALREQLQARLIGRPEPELAVFQQLPKDRVQFRSEWPTFDEYNKRSRFKRKTMTNCIAIASDGKFAITANDSTLILRDLNTKKILQLVTGHTDRVTCITITRDSNYVVSGDVDKTIRIWKYDNGKLQLVNILRGHIGPIRNIAISEDGKQIISYSFDRTMRSDRTMKVWDFTSGKVISTYDRSYSTCIALNQKYLISSSILGLKVWDITNGLSKGTLIRNLAKHTGDAGVSERINYVAFSPSGDKLMTGSDGNTLSLWELPSLQVVQTLKGHSDHITSAAMTSNGKQVISSSKDNTLRLWSLQDGELIKTYELADTAQVIKISSDEKSVIVGCSSGRFHKLTIQIPKAETMLD, encoded by the coding sequence ATGCTACAGTTTACGGTGCGTGGAGAAGCCCAGGATCAACAGCCCGGCGAACCACTGAAGGATGTCAAGCTGGAACTGGTTTACCAGTCCAGGCAGAATGAGAAAAAGCAGATTACACTGGGGACTGTTATCACAGATGAACACGGATTAGCGAAGCTGCAGATAAAGCTGCCGCCTGATACTGCAGTTGGTAGCCTGCTGGCGAAACTGAGCCGAGATCGTCAAAACTGGGAACGAGAACTGCATGGGTTTCCTCAGACCCTCACACACAGCCTGATGATCCCGGTTTCGGAAGAACCAGATTACCTGAATCCCGACTGGATCGAAAAAAGGTTGGCCCAGGTCGGCATTGACGTGTTACTTGAGGAATACGAAACCGAAAAAGATCCGCTCATACAAACGGTTCAAGGCACACTGGAGTTGTCCCAGCACGTTCTCCGCAAGAATCCCGAAGCCTTACGCGAACAACTGCAGGCACGCCTGATCGGCCGTCCTGAACCCGAACTCGCCGTTTTTCAGCAGCTGCCGAAAGATCGCGTGCAGTTTCGTTCGGAGTGGCCGACGTTTGATGAGTACAATAAAAGATCTCGTTTTAAACGAAAAACTATGACCAACTGTATTGCCATCGCATCAGACGGAAAATTCGCCATTACTGCCAATGATTCAACACTTATTTTACGGGATCTTAATACTAAAAAAATACTGCAATTGGTTACGGGCCATACTGATAGAGTCACTTGCATTACGATCACACGTGACAGCAACTACGTTGTATCAGGAGATGTAGATAAAACCATTAGAATCTGGAAATACGACAATGGGAAATTGCAATTAGTGAATATTCTCCGCGGACACATAGGGCCAATTAGAAATATTGCAATTTCAGAAGATGGAAAGCAGATTATTTCCTATTCATTTGATCGTACTATGAGATCAGATCGTACCATGAAAGTATGGGACTTCACCAGCGGAAAGGTAATTAGTACGTATGACAGATCGTATAGCACCTGTATTGCTCTGAATCAAAAGTATCTTATTTCCAGTTCCATTCTGGGATTGAAGGTCTGGGATATTACCAACGGCCTTTCTAAAGGAACATTGATTCGTAACTTAGCAAAACATACAGGAGATGCAGGAGTCTCGGAACGAATTAATTATGTCGCATTCAGTCCCTCTGGGGATAAGTTGATGACAGGCTCAGATGGCAATACTCTATCACTGTGGGAACTTCCAAGTCTTCAAGTTGTCCAAACGCTAAAAGGTCATTCTGATCATATCACTTCTGCGGCAATGACTTCCAATGGAAAACAGGTGATTTCCAGTTCCAAGGATAATACTCTCAGATTATGGAGCCTTCAAGACGGAGAACTAATCAAAACCTATGAGCTGGCTGATACCGCACAAGTTATAAAAATAAGTTCAGATGAGAAGTCTGTGATTGTTGGTTGTTCCTCAGGTCGTTTTCACAAACTGACAATTCAGATACCAAAGGCAGAAACTATGCTCGATTAG